From Anaerolineales bacterium, a single genomic window includes:
- a CDS encoding class II aldolase/adducin family protein — translation MPFRIPSSAELMQSTVEALRRHRIVLWAKHGVMARSDVSVKRVVDRMEYAETAAKYEFLNLCAGEAAEGLTVEEIRAVCATFGVAQTIF, via the coding sequence TTGCCGTTCCGGATTCCCTCCTCGGCGGAGCTGATGCAATCGACGGTGGAAGCCCTGCGGCGGCACCGCATCGTCCTGTGGGCCAAACACGGCGTCATGGCGCGCTCCGACGTATCGGTCAAGCGCGTCGTGGACCGGATGGAATACGCCGAGACGGCGGCGAAATACGAGTTCCTCAACCTCTGCGCGGGCGAAGCTGCCGAAGGCCTGACGGTGGAGGAGATCCGCGCCGTCTGCGCCACGTTCGGCGTTGCGCAAACCATCTTTTGA
- a CDS encoding extracellular solute-binding protein has protein sequence MTWDEFIAYGEELKGKLPAGVFPFVDNSTNTANYMSYYLRHEGTPLWTSDEGGKSYATLDSAKKWFQLWADMRADGLIPDGDTTATYAETGTDNSALVAGKAAVGLIWSNQLASYQAAMTDALGATTLPKGGEKSYAIQMSQYLGINKDSQNKEAAAVFLNFFVTCPDAGAVLGTDRGVPCSPEVRTAIAPQATETDAAVYRIYNAIADRTIPQDPNLPNDQEFVNELRLIGQAVALGEMTVDEAA, from the coding sequence ATGACCTGGGACGAGTTCATCGCCTACGGCGAGGAACTCAAAGGGAAGCTGCCCGCGGGCGTGTTCCCCTTCGTCGACAACAGCACCAACACGGCCAACTACATGAGCTACTACCTCCGCCATGAAGGCACTCCGCTGTGGACCTCCGACGAGGGCGGCAAATCCTACGCCACGCTGGATTCCGCCAAGAAATGGTTCCAGCTGTGGGCGGATATGCGCGCCGACGGGCTGATCCCCGACGGGGACACCACCGCGACCTACGCCGAGACCGGGACCGACAACTCCGCGCTCGTGGCCGGCAAGGCGGCCGTCGGCCTGATCTGGAGCAACCAGCTGGCGAGCTATCAGGCGGCCATGACCGACGCACTCGGTGCGACGACGCTTCCCAAGGGCGGCGAGAAATCCTACGCGATCCAGATGAGTCAGTACCTGGGGATCAACAAGGACAGCCAGAACAAGGAAGCGGCGGCGGTGTTCCTCAACTTCTTCGTCACCTGCCCCGACGCGGGCGCAGTCCTCGGCACCGACCGCGGCGTGCCCTGCTCGCCGGAGGTGCGCACGGCCATCGCTCCGCAAGCCACCGAGACCGACGCGGCGGTGTACCGGATCTACAACGCGATCGCCGACCGCACCATCCCGCAGGATCCGAACCTGCCGAACGACCAGGAATTCGTGAACGAGCTGCGGCTGATCGGCCAGGCGGTGGCGCTTGGAGAAATGACGGTCGACGAGGCCGCGTAA